The window ACAATTTATTAAAAAACCATTTATTGCCGCCTTGTTAGTCCATTACTTACCTTCCACACGATGGATGCTGGTACATACTGCTAATAGTGACCATTGCTTGTACAAAactttaaatgatgttttttggGATACACTGAGGGCACTTTACAGAGTCAGTAAattctcactacacattcagacagcactacaaaatggtgaAAACACTGTACAGGGCCCCATAGATTCCTCTTTCACTACCTGCATGATGTCAAGGAGGAAGAGCCAGAAACTAAATTCCTGAAACCTCTTCGGGTTTGTTGGAAACGTTTCCTAAAAACCTCATCTTTTTGTGGGGGCATCCACTTCACTGTATATCACCTGAAAGGTCCTGCTGATGTCAGGGGACCTGAACCTAACATCAGTTCAGACTCCTTGTTTCCCTGAATATCTAAAGATACCAAAGTTACCATAAGGATCTTTGATTGGATCAATAGCTGGATGCAATAATCCAAAATGATAGCACGCTGAGTAAAGCTGAAGGGACACCTACATCAAGTCTTTgggagctgtgtgtttttcattccatgtcttctgtgtgtgtgtgtgtgtgtgtgtgtgtgtgttcctcagaTGGTTTCATATTGTTTTAGTTCCTCTGATTACTACCTCTTCCtcatttcttcctgttaaatTGTGTTTTCGGTTCTTTCACTCTTCATTCACTTTCACACAATATCCAATACTTGCAAACTTTGAATATAGTTGTACATTTATTTCCgtaacattttaaatgtggtAGTGTCAGTGTTATCATCCAGCAAAGGGACCtgtccctaaaaaaaaaaacacaggcgcCCCATCTGATAACCTGCAGGTTAACAAACTGTTGTTCATGTCTCAGAgtatcaaaataaaaataaataaaaattgaaaTAAGAGAAATTTGTTTGATAATGATAGAAATTTATATAGATACATAGATAGACAtttgtataaaaaataaaaagacaaaacagtGACAGATCTTTTAAAAGGTGTAAAAATACTTGACGATATAGGGTTACCttaataaatagataaataaataaatatataaataaataggGTGACAGTGGAATGTATCAGAGTCTGTCTAATAGAAAGGTGTTGTGTGTTAATGTTGTCGTGTAGTTGTTATAGAACGCCTCCTGATGCTCGCCACCAGCATCTCCAACTGAATCAGGTGATGTTCGGTTTCCTTCCTGATCAGCTCCCATGATGCAGCACTGCCACCCTGTACACACAATACTACAGTCAGTACTACAGCCTGTACACACAATACTACAGTCAGTACTACAGGCTGTACACACAATACTACAGTCATTGCTTCAGCCTTTGATACAGAAGGACTTACAGTGTGGTGCAGAGTCATGGCCAGTCTTCTGTAGTATCTCCTAAGTCTGCTGTCTGGTTGCATCTTAGTCGACACctgaaaacataaacatattgATTATTGTCCTGTGGTtcaatgtttattttcttcGTCTCACTGAGACCTTTACGGAAACTTTATCAAGGGCCAATACCAAGATATGCACCAGTGTCAaaattgcattttattttcatcgGGGGAGGATAACTTTAACAGTTGATAACAATAATGTAGCTGTGACTTCAATGGTGTTATCATACCAAAAGGTTGACCACAAACTTGTATAAGCTACCTTTGCCACCTTGGGTGGTACCGACATCTCGCCTGGACTAATTAGGGGTCTAAGCACTAGAAGTCATTGTAAATATAGTTATTACATCAGCCATGTATAATAATAGAAAGCCTAAGAAAAGCCTTAGAAAGAAGCAGAAAGTGGTGCAAAACTCATCTCTAACAAGCTACATTTTTAACAATCAGCTCTTTATGCTAGAGAGGCCTTATCTAGTGTCCTTGAAGACAGGTGCTGAGGGTAACTCTCACACAgtggaaacaaaacagctagCAGTATGGTTCTTTGCCATCACAACTTACACAGTGGTTGAGTTCTTCAATCTGTCTATCGATACTCATCAGGAAGTGCTCAGTCTTTATGGTATCCCAGGTTGCGATGGATAGGTTGTCATGGCGATATAGTCCAGAAATCATCTCTAGACTGTATCTGATGAAGACCAGCTGAGACTGCATCTAGAGAGAGGtggggagaaggagagggagaggggtgtGAACTGTCTGAGGAGCTGCTGAAAGACATCtaaatgaagaaatgaaatGAACGGCGCATGCCTCACATCAGTGAGTCTAACAAGCTGTGGCAGCAAATGTACTTTTAAAGAGCTGATGGGAATGAAGAAGATCGATTAAAGGGTGAATTGTTACCTCAGCCTTTTCTGTGAGTTCGTACAGTCTGTATGGAAAGGGCACTGGACTCTCCTCTTCAGTCAGCGGAcctccctgaaacacacagagacacgaaATGCTTTATTTCACATATATTACATATTAATATACACATATTACAACACATAAACTTCCATAAACATCCAGGCTAGTTAATTCTACTTTTATATATATCTAATTTATCTAAATTATTAtctaattttatatatatatatatgtagagagagagagagagagagaattatagacttaaattaaactaaactGATTAGCctaaaaaaactacatttttaaaGGACCCCTAAAAACCCCTTTAATGACTGAGCATTGATTGGTTGAACTCACCATGTGCTTGATGAGAGTTTGAGAGTTGTTGTTCAAGTGGCCGTAGTTTCTGAGCCAgtcacagcagagagcagagttCAGGACgctgcagaggatgaagagcaggctGGTACAGCTTggcatgatgatgaagatgaagctgaagaaaatgctgctgcagtgttgtcAGGGATGTCGGTCTGTGTCTCACTCATCCTGATGGAGTCCAGACTTTTatcccagagagagagaaaactgaaaGGGCGACACCTTTTCACTTCTCATGAACAGTATAGCTCAGAATACTCTTAAAAAAAGCACCATAGGTTTTCATTGTAGTAAAAGTCCCCTAACACACTGTACTAATACTCTGTTAAGAAGTCAGTTCATGCTAAAGTAAAATACGTACTCAGAGTTGCAtggctgtgtgtaaatgtgaataaatgtatatataaaataagTATGTCAACATTTCCGATCAGTTAACTGTTAACACTGTGTTCTGATTCGCACACTGTTGTGTCTGTCACTGTGGAAGTCCCTTACTTTCAGTTTCCAAACAGCTGCATCTTATTTTCTTAACCAAAGGCAATTGGTGTAACTCTTGTAACACTTGTATGTGATATTTATTGTAAATGTGCTAAATAGGGTTTTATTGTCGAATGTTTTACAACAAGACACTAAATACTGAAAGTTTGCAaattattttgtatgatgttatgcttttattttgaaggagttTGACAGCTGATGTCAGCCTCATTTTCACTTTCTGGTCATCCGGGAAACTTCAGTGATGATGCAAGTAATAAGAGCTGTTCTTAATGAGGTAACAGCTCAACTCACtccctagtttgtttttatttgtatttgtaaatgttttgtttctcttttttgtatgtttttttgttctaaaAAAGAATATTCAGGCTGGGTGTCAATGATCAACAACAGTGTCACTGATATACTATATCAAAATATTTAACCTTATTTCACAAGGATTCCAACACATGCTTAACTGCTTGAGTCAGTTGGTTGAACAGATTCAAATTTATTACTCATATTTATCAAAATGAACCTAATCACTGGCATAATTTACAGTAAATCTATATTTAGTGATATATAATAGCACTCcagatgtttgttgttgttaacaGCTGTTCATGCATTAGCAGGCATGACAGAGGTCTCCCTGGTGGCTCAGATGTGTGGCAGCCTCTGgtctgcttttgtatttgtattgtataatgtgatttttattattatttattgtgtaTATTAATGACCTGATggaaacaaataataaatatgcaCTCTATGTGCCACCATATTCTGCTATTCTTCTGTAGTAGAATTTCTCCTAAATTCTTTCGCCTATATTGTTTCATAATCTACAGATCCAGCAAATGGCAtaactgctgtttgttctgtgggacatttatatttatttgattCATATCAATGATGACAGCTTTACCTAGCTTTCCACTAAATTCAAGGAATTGAAATTTCagtatctttttatttttcaatgttCACAaattcagaataaaaaaaaggtgcatTTTTGGTACCTTCTGGAAGTTGGTTTCAAAGCTGAACTGCATAGAAGTTGAAAGCTGTTTCACCACGTTTTGTTCTCACACAAGCTTAAAAGCATATTTTGCAGTGTTTCTGTGACTCACAAGTGCTTTAGGGTTCCAGTGCAGTCTAATGTATTAACTCAATTAACATAATGTTATACTGCTGGTTACTCACAACCACACAAAGCCTACCATTGCATGTGCATGCAGAGAGATAGTGACTGCTGGTCTTCTGTTGTACACAACCTGAAATGACTCATTTCATTTAGAAGCTCATATGAGATCAAGTGATGTCGCTCACTCACACATGCAAGGATGGCAGAGCCACCAGGGGGTGCTACAAATGTTTCGACTTCACTTTATGTCTATGCTgtggacagagaaagaaaaaaacttgatTTCTCAATTTGTCACTACTACATTAAATAGTTACTTGCTTATGCTGTTTTGGAGGCGAGCAAATAAAATCATACTatgtgacacctgtggctgtttgtgtctccagAAGATAGGGAGGAGACCTACACTTTACTGCAGCTTTGAGGGCAGTGGATGGTGAAAGGTTCCTACAGATGATCATCAGAACAAAACatgtctgactcatagaagaacAACTAGATTTATTTAACAAATTAAAGCATTACTGTTCAGAATCATCTTCTTTAATGCTACACCCAGATATGACACAGTAGTATTCACAGGGATTCCGGGAGTCTATGACACAGTCAGATCCCACTCATCATCTTCAAACTCCTCTTCAACTGCAGGAAACTCCTCCCAAGAAAACTCgttcacctgacacacacattaacacattcaACACACAAAATTATCTTACAATGTATGTGcgtgagtgcacacacacacacacactataatgAGTTTACCTGTAAAATTCCTTCAGTCTGATCAGACACAAACTGATCTGGGGTCTGTTTCACCTCCACCATCACTTTGCCATTACCTACAAAGGTATCGGTTACACATCGTTATAATCACATCTAGCACAGCTTACAAGTACAAAGTGAAATAGAAGTTAGAAAAGTACCACTGTACCTAGAAGTATAAGCAGAACTGTAGAAAAGGCCTGAACCAGCGCTTTCTCTCTGACCAATCTTTGCAGTCTACAACGTCTCTGAAGGAAAACATCTggacctgcagagacaaacacaacatcaataGCAGAGTTCATGTTGTGCTACTGATGTCAGGCTAAACACAGCCGTCAATATCCTGAAGCAGCAGTGCACCCTCACCATCAGAGAGTCGGACTGAGTTCCCCAACCACTTACCAGACTCCACAAAGCTATTTGCTGTGGTGTCCCTATTCTTTAATATAATCTTCCAAAGCAGAAATCATGTCAGctcattgtgggactaataaaggtattcttaatcttaatcttaattttaatcttaatcatgtccatcaaaaaacaaaacactgatgaGACCAAGCAAGTTCCTTTGGACCTAACAAGTTCCCTCTCCGCTGATCACATGGACCATATGAAGTTTTACTACATCTTTGACACAGTTTGCAAGGATTAAATAGAAATGCattcccaaaacacacacacagagctgttggtCCTCACCTGTGCATGTGAAGCTGTCCTCCAGCACTGCAGCTCCTTTGGTTGTCTGTTCATGTTGAGGGAAGGAAAGCTGCACCACACAGCCAAACCTCAGCCTCCTCAGTCCTCcttcctcactttcctcttcctcGTTGTCGAGTTCCTTCAGCTGAGAACAGATGTAGAAAGATACGAACCTGATTTCCATTTTATAGGTCTGATTGAGGTGATGAAGAGTTTctcactgtgatgatgtcagtggTCCAGCCGTTGAAACCTAGGCAGTGATTGGCTAATTCCAGGCAGCGGGCATGGTTCAGAGGTTTGCTGCTGTTATACAGGAAGTGAGGAGTCTGTTTGGAACTCAGTCGGACCTGAACAAACGCAGGTGGGGTATAGGTAAATACGAATCAgtcatttattaaataaatgaataaataattggTTCAGATAAAATCAGATTTGACTGGAAAGCTAAATCATTGTTCCAAAAAAATCTGTAACTAAAATTATTTTAGCAGCTTGTGGTGTACTCAAACTAGAAAAATAAAAGGCTATTTTTAtggcaaaagaagaagaaacctgtGGCTGACCTTGAGTGGAGAGCTCTGGAACAGCCGGCGTCCATCAGTTTGCTGTTGAGCCTTTGAGGCATGAGCAGCAGAGTAGAACTTGATGAGGGCGTAGAAGCCGGGTGGGTGGAGAGGAGCATTAGGGCTCACCTTCAGCATGTAGAGAGGACCGAAGGACGAGAACACAGCAAACAGTCCGTCCTGATAGTAAACATAATCATCAGTTAGAGCATAATTAGGTCTGCTGAGACAAGAATTTTTAATAAGTTCTATATACATAAAAACTTGTTTCTTTCAAACCAAGATGCTACATGTACTTACATAGATTCCAGCTTCAGTGTGAGTGGGCTCAATGTCCCACACAAAAAGCGCCTTGCTGTTCTCCACAGGAACCCGAAACTCCAGGATGTCCACATCCATCACACCTGCACGGCAAACTTCCCCTTGCTGTAGCTAAACAAGTTGCACCAAACCCCAATTAAAATCTCTGTAATAATTATGTTATTATATTAAATGCCCACTAACACTCAGCACTTAGGCCTTCAAGTCCAATATCCAATACTTGCAAACTTTGAACCTTATGTATGCTGCCTATGCGCAGCAGTCAGTGGGCTTAGAAGAGAGGAGGGAACTAACGACAAGTGTAATTTATCAAGCGAGTAGTTTACCTAGTGGTTTGTGGAGAAGTCCATGTACCTCTGCAGGAGATTTTAATGTCATGGAAAACGACGGATTTCTGACTGACTGACGAGACGTTCTTTCTGAACACCTTACTAAGATGTCGTCAGcttaaaaacaatcaaaaaaaaaaaaaaaaaaaaaaaaaaaaaaagacaaacatctgtctgtgagtttACCGTCTTCTTTTAAACTCGGAGAACTTCAGTCACAAACAACTCACCAGCAAAAACACACTTACCGCGCTTCCGCCAAAGGGCGGAGTCAGTT of the Parambassis ranga chromosome 8, fParRan2.1, whole genome shotgun sequence genome contains:
- the ifnphi1 gene encoding interferon phi 1, which produces MPSCTSLLFILCSVLNSALCCDWLRNYGHLNNNSQTLIKHMGGPLTEEESPVPFPYRLYELTEKAEMQSQLVFIRYSLEMISGLYRHDNLSIATWDTIKTEHFLMSIDRQIEELNHCVSTKMQPDSRLRRYYRRLAMTLHHTGGSAASWELIRKETEHHLIQLEMLVASIRRRSITTTRQH
- the rdm1 gene encoding RAD52 motif-containing protein 1: MDVDILEFRVPVENSKALFVWDIEPTHTEAGIYDGLFAVFSSFGPLYMLKVSPNAPLHPPGFYALIKFYSAAHASKAQQQTDGRRLFQSSPLKVRLSSKQTPHFLYNSSKPLNHARCLELANHCLGFNGWTTDIITLKELDNEEEESEEGGLRRLRFGCVVQLSFPQHEQTTKGAAVLEDSFTCTGPDVFLQRRCRLQRLVREKALVQAFSTVLLILLGNGKVMVEVKQTPDQFVSDQTEGILQVNEFSWEEFPAVEEEFEDDEWDLTVS